Proteins from a genomic interval of Papaver somniferum cultivar HN1 chromosome 4, ASM357369v1, whole genome shotgun sequence:
- the LOC113362782 gene encoding uncharacterized protein LOC113362782: MIQMAIEERNKTILYLICDRCREDNKINLLSLRDKGNNTILHYAAKLAPSPQLNSVSGAALQMQRELLWYKGVESLVLEQNKFMRNKEGETAQYIFTKEHKELMEKGEKWMKYTSQSCMLVATLITTVAFAAAFTVPGGNISDKDSSNNGIPVFFGP, from the exons ATGATACAAATGGCTATTGAAGAACGAAATAAAACTATTCTGTATCTCATTTGTGATAGATGCCGTGAGGATAACAAGATCAATTTACTTTCTTTAAGAGATAAAGGGAATAACACTATCCTGCACTATGCTGCCAAGTTAGCACCTTCTCCTCAACTTAATTCAGTGTCTGGTGCAGCTCTTCAGATGCAACGAGAACTCCTATGGTATAAG GGGGTGGAAAGTTTGGTATTGGAGCAAAATAAGTTTATGAGAAACAAAGAGGGAGAGACAGCTCAATATATATTCACAAAGGAACACAAGGAACTAATGGAAAAAGGAGAGAAATGGATGAAATATACATCCCAATCATGCATGCTAGTGGCAACCCTCATAACTACCGTAGCATTTGCAGCTGCATTTACTGTACCTGGCGGAAACATAAGTGACAAAGATAGCAGCAACAATGGAATCCCAGTTTTTTTTGGACCATAA
- the LOC113362781 gene encoding mitochondrial phosphate carrier protein 3, mitochondrial-like — MAFSDDSRQSLIPNFLYSTSSTKSVGLEKLLNGNRTFPSSSTSSSSIASSSSSSFIVAAPNEPGKIEMYSPAFYAACTAGGILSCGLTHMAVTPLDLVKCNMQIDPAKYKSISSGFGVLLKEQGVRGFFRGWVPTLFGYSAQGACKFGFYEFFKKYYSDLAGPENAAKYKTLIYLAGSASAEVIADVALCPMEAVKVRVQTQPGFARGLSDGFPKFVKADGYGGLYKGLVPLWGRQIPYTMMKFASFETIVENIYKHAVPKPKDQCSKSMQLGISFAGGYIAGVFCAIVSHPADNLVSFLNNAKGATVGDAVKKIGVLGLFTRGLPLRIVMIGTLTGAQWGIYDAFKVFVGLPTTGGAPPAVAAAPDALEA; from the exons ATGGCGTTTTCAGATGACTCAAGACAATCATTGATTCCAAACTTTCTTTAttccacttcatcaacaaaatcagTTGGTTTAGAGAAACTTTTGAATGGAAATCGAACTTTCCCTTCATCTTCTACATCATCCTCGTCGAttgcttcttcttcatcctccAGTTTTATTGTGGCTGCACCAAATGAACCAGGAAAGATTGAGATGTATTCACCTGCTTTCTATGCTGCTTGTACTGCTGGTGGTATTCTAAGTTGCGGTCTTACTCATATGGCTGTTACTCCTCTAGATCTTGTCAAGTGTAATATGCAG ATTGATCCTGCGAAATACAAGAGCATCTCTTCTGGTTTCGGGGTTTTGCTGAAAGAACAGGGGGTTCGAGGTTTCTTCAGGGGATGGGTGCCTACTCTATTTGGTTACAGTGCACAGGGTGCTTGCAAGTTTggattttatgaattctttaagAAGTACTACTCTGATCTTGCTGGTCCAGAGAATGCAGCCAAATACAAGACTCTCATCTACCTGGCTGGTTCTGCGTCTGCTGAGGTTATTGCTGATGTGGCCTTGTGTCCCATGGAAGCTGTGAAGGTACGAGTCCAAACTCAGCCTGGATTTGCCAGGGGATTGTCAGATGGATTCCCAAAGTTTGTGAAGGCTGATGGTTACGGAGG GTTGTACAAGGGTCTTGTTCCTCTCTGGGGTCGACAAATTCCAT acacTATGATGAAGTTTGCATCTTTTGAGACCATAGTGGAGAACATTTACAAGCATGCTGTCCCCAAGCCCAAGGACCAATGCAGTAAATCCATGCAATTAGGTATCAGTTTTGCTGGTGGATACATTGCTGGTGTCTTCTGTGCTATTGTTTCTCACCCTGCTGACAATCTTGTGTCATTCCTTAACAACGCCAAGGGTGCCACTGTTGGTGAT GCCGTGAAGAAGATCGGTGTCTTGGGTCTATTCACTCGTGGTCTTCCATTGCGTATTGTCATGATTGGAACCCTTACCGGAGCACAGTGGGGTATCTATGATGCTTTTAAGGTGTTCGTTGGCCT GCCTACAACTGGAGGTGCCCCACCTGCTGTGGCTGCTGCTCCTGATGCCCTAGAGGCTTGA
- the LOC113273182 gene encoding uncharacterized protein LOC113273182: MSTSNINVEGRDRDTRLHETIRLTIESQEAMLRKLSELEANNDQHHIVLASNEAKDKLVMVSPASDQNPSVQLHEDDKKDHVKEDVNKLVRSPSLNNRTERQENNKQVSRENILDGYELLFDAAAKGDWLKANEFFKTNPTAMSQVITVQSQTPLHIAVINRQWMFVEEILKVMPPEALELKERYYQNTALHQAVWDGNTKAAEMMYHSY; encoded by the exons ATGTCTACTAGTAACATCAATGTTGAAGGTCGGGATCGTGATACTAGATTACACGAAACAATAAGACTTACTATTGAATCTCAAGAAGCAATGCTCCGTAAACTTTCAGAATTGGAAGCAAATAATGATCAACACCATATAGTACTAGCAAGTAATGAAGCAAAAGACAAATTGGTTATGGTCAGCCCTGCAAGTGACCAGAATCCTAGTGTCCAGCTTCATGAAGATGACAAAAAGGATCACGTTAAAGAAGACGTAAATAAGCTCGTCAGAAGCCCATCATTGAATAATCGTACTGAAAGGCAAG AGAATAATAAACAGGTGAGTCGGGAAAACATTTTGGATGGATACGAGCTGCTATTCGATGCAGCAGCAAAAGGTGACTGGCTAAAGGCTAACGAATTTTTTAAGACTAATCCAACAGCGATGAGCCAAGTGATCACAGTTCAATCACAGACACCATTGCATATAGCTGTTATTAATAGGCAGTGGATGTTCGTGGAGGAGATTTTGAAAGTCATGCCACCGGAAGCCCTTGAACTGAAAGAAAGATACTACCAGAATACAGCACTTCACCAAGCCGTCTGGGATGGAAACACTAAAGCTGCTGAGATGATG TACCACTCCTACTAG